A stretch of Elstera cyanobacteriorum DNA encodes these proteins:
- a CDS encoding Bcr/CflA family multidrug efflux MFS transporter: MNNQSSAAARPATALPFPVLAAVLGLMSMFGAISIDMYLPALPAMEAALRADPAAIQLTLGGFLVGFGLAQLVYGPVSDSLGRRPVALGGILLYLVGSILCATAGSVETLILARLLQGIGASAGPVMARAMVRDLYGRDQSARMYSILMLLMGAAPMAAPVVGGQLLIFFDWRAIFWTLTGFGILCLIVAFTLAPETLARDRRSQGTLRVALHHYRELIRSRPFLGYCLSAGCLYAAMFTYIAGTPHVYITVMGISPQTFGFLFGGNVVGMMILSAVNSRVVTRVGSDRMLGYGLMLTLVGASLLLVTASFNLFGVAGIAVPLFIMLAALGMVGANSMAGALAAYPHMAGAAAALGGVLPFILGMGAGVLLGLFHDASARPMAYIMFALVLTGFGTHRWLVVAAKKKAAAA; encoded by the coding sequence CCGCCCGCCCGGCGACCGCCCTGCCCTTCCCCGTTCTCGCGGCTGTTCTCGGCTTAATGTCGATGTTCGGGGCGATTTCCATCGATATGTATTTGCCCGCCCTACCCGCGATGGAAGCGGCGCTGCGGGCCGATCCGGCGGCAATTCAGCTTACCTTGGGCGGCTTCCTGGTCGGTTTCGGGCTGGCGCAGCTTGTTTATGGGCCGGTGTCGGACTCGCTGGGGCGGCGCCCGGTGGCCTTGGGCGGGATTCTGCTCTATCTCGTCGGTAGTATCTTGTGCGCAACGGCAGGCAGTGTCGAAACCCTGATCCTCGCCCGGCTGCTGCAAGGTATCGGCGCCTCGGCGGGGCCGGTGATGGCGCGGGCGATGGTGCGCGATCTCTATGGCCGCGACCAATCGGCCCGGATGTATTCGATCCTGATGCTGCTGATGGGGGCGGCGCCGATGGCGGCGCCCGTGGTTGGCGGGCAGTTGCTGATCTTCTTCGACTGGCGGGCGATTTTCTGGACGCTGACCGGCTTCGGTATCCTCTGCTTGATCGTCGCCTTTACCCTGGCACCGGAAACCCTGGCGCGGGACCGGCGCAGTCAAGGCACCCTGCGCGTTGCCCTGCATCATTACCGCGAGCTGATCCGCTCCCGCCCCTTTCTCGGCTATTGCCTGTCGGCGGGCTGCCTGTATGCGGCGATGTTCACCTATATTGCCGGAACGCCGCATGTGTATATCACCGTCATGGGCATTAGCCCGCAGACCTTCGGCTTTCTGTTCGGCGGCAATGTCGTGGGGATGATGATCCTGTCCGCCGTGAATAGCCGCGTGGTGACCCGCGTCGGGTCGGATCGCATGCTGGGCTATGGCTTGATGCTCACCTTGGTTGGGGCATCCCTGCTGTTGGTGACGGCCAGCTTCAACCTGTTCGGCGTTGCCGGGATCGCCGTGCCGCTGTTCATTATGCTGGCCGCCCTCGGCATGGTCGGCGCCAATTCGATGGCAGGCGCGCTGGCGGCTTACCCCCATATGGCGGGGGCCGCTGCGGCTTTGGGCGGGGTGCTGCCGTTTATTCTGGGCATGGGGGCGGGCGTGCTGCTGGGCCTATTCCACGACGCCTCCGCCCGGCCAATGGCCTATATCATGTTCGCCCTGGTCCTGACGGGCTTCGGGACGCACCGCTGGCTAGTGGTGGCGGCGAAGAAGAAGGCGGCAGCGGCCTAA